The [Pantoea] beijingensis genomic sequence TCCCCTGCTGCGGACGTGTTAAGCCCCCAATCGCGTTAATTAAGGAGGTTTTACCGGCACCAGAAACACCAAAAATGGCGGTAATACCGCTGGCGGGCAGTTTCGCATTCACCGAAAGCAGGTGGTCGCCTAATTGCTGACTGAAATCAAGCTCCAGCATGTTCAGCCCCTCAACCGCTTGCGGCCTGCTCTGGCTAACCATTCGGATATCAACAATGAGACCAGTGCAAGGATGATGGCGATCACACACAGTCTTGCCGCCGCATTTTCCGCACCAGGTGTTTCAATCAGCGTATACATTGCCAGCGGGATGGTACGGGTTTCGCCAGGGATATTAGAAACAAACGTGATAGTTGCGCCAAACTCACCCAGCGAACGCGCGAAGCCGAGCACCGTACCGACGATAATACCAGGCAAAGTGAGCGGTAAGGTAATCGTGAAAAAAACCCGTAAACGGCCAGCACCGAGCGTTCGCGCCGCCTGTTCCAGACGGGTATCAACGGCTTCAAGCGCTAATCGGATGGCGCGGACCGTCAGAGGGAATGCCACGACCGCCGCTGCCAGAGCTGCGCCTCGCCAGCTAAACGCGAAGCTAAAACCAAACCAGTTATATAGCCATTCACCCACTACCCCACGTCGGCCAAGGGCGATCAACAACAAATAACCCACCACCACCGGCGGCAGCACCAGCGGTAGATGAATCACGCTGTCCAATAAGGACTTGCCGGGAAAGTTACAGCGGACCAGAATCCAGGCTATAAGGATCCCAAATGGCAAGCTGCATATCACGGCAACCGTGGAAACTTTCAGGCTCAGTTCAAGGGCCTGCCATTCGAGATCGCTCAGCATCATGTCCGTGGTGTAAATCCGTAACGTTTAAATACTGCCGCCGCTTCCGGCCCTTTCAGATAGTTGTAAAAAGCCTCGACGCTGGGTGAATTGTGCTCTTTCACCACGGCCATCGGATATTCAACCGGCTTATGGCTCGATTCAGGGAAGGATCCCACCACCGTCACTTTATTGCTGGCTACCGCGTCCGAGCCATACACGATGCCATACGGTGTTTCATCACGTTCAACCAGCGCCAGCGCCGCACGAACGCTATTTGAGCGCGCCATCAGCGGTGAGAGCGTATCCCATGCACCAAGGTTTTGTAAGGCTTCTTTCGCATAAATACCCGCCGGAACATGATCGGGGTCGCCAACGGCCAGCCGCTGCCCTTTCATTAGGCTTTTCCAGTCGGTCGCTTTACTGATACTGACCGGCTGAGGCTTCACCGACGTCGGGGCCACCAGCACCAGATCGTTACCCAATAAAGTAAATCGGCTCTTTTCATCCATGGTTTTTTTGTCGATGGCATAATCCATCCACTGCTGATCGGCGGAGATAAACAGATCGGCGGGCGCGCCCTGCTCTATCTGCCGTGCCAGCGTTGATGAGGAAGCAAAAGAG encodes the following:
- the modB gene encoding molybdate ABC transporter permease subunit, which codes for MMLSDLEWQALELSLKVSTVAVICSLPFGILIAWILVRCNFPGKSLLDSVIHLPLVLPPVVVGYLLLIALGRRGVVGEWLYNWFGFSFAFSWRGAALAAAVVAFPLTVRAIRLALEAVDTRLEQAARTLGAGRLRVFFTITLPLTLPGIIVGTVLGFARSLGEFGATITFVSNIPGETRTIPLAMYTLIETPGAENAAARLCVIAIILALVSLLISEWLARAGRKRLRG
- the modA gene encoding molybdate ABC transporter substrate-binding protein: MSVIWNRCFIGAALTLSITGHAVAAENITVFAAASLTNALTDIATQYEKGKEVKIVSSFASSSTLARQIEQGAPADLFISADQQWMDYAIDKKTMDEKSRFTLLGNDLVLVAPTSVKPQPVSISKATDWKSLMKGQRLAVGDPDHVPAGIYAKEALQNLGAWDTLSPLMARSNSVRAALALVERDETPYGIVYGSDAVASNKVTVVGSFPESSHKPVEYPMAVVKEHNSPSVEAFYNYLKGPEAAAVFKRYGFTPRT